The genomic segment GTTCTCCACGGCGATGACGACGCCCTCGCGGTCGGCGAGCTCGCGCACGCCGGGCACGAACCCCGCGGCGTACTCGCGCTGCCAGCGGAAGGGCGGGTGCACGACCACGGTGTCCGCCCCGAGGCGGTGCGCCATCTGAGCCGCGCGGGTGACCTTCGGCCACGGCTCGCGCCCCCACACGCGCTGGGTGAGCAGCAGCGTCGGCGCGTGCACCGACAGGACGGGCACGCCGTAGTGCTGCACCAGCTCCGCGACCGCGTCGACGTCCTGGCTGACCGGGTCGGACCAGACCATGACCTCGACGCCGTCGTAGCCGAGCCGCGCCGCCATCTCGAAGGCGTCGGCGCAGCCCTGCGGGTAGGCCGAGGCCGTGGAGAGGGCGACCGGCACCACCATGCCGCCAGCCTAGGCCCCGGTCCGCGGGCTCCTCGCGCCGTGCTCGAGGAAGAACCGCACCATCTGCGCCGAGGCGTCGGGGCCCGACGGGTCCGCGTAGGAGCCGGCCGCGCTGCCCCCGGACCACGCGTGCCCGGCGCCGCGCACGGCCCACTGCTCGGCGACGACGCGGTCGCGGGCGTCGCGGTGCACGGTGCGCCGGTAGCGGCGCCCGCCGCTCTCGCCGTCCTCGACCACGGCCGAGCCCCGCTCGCCGAGCGGCGCGCCGTCCGGGCCGGGCGCCGCGAGGCGGGAGGCCACCAGGCGCTCGGCGTTGACGGGGGCGACGGTGGGGTCCTGGTCGCCGTGGAAGACCACCAGGGGCACCGCCAGCGCGGGGCCGGGCGCGCCGCCGCCGCGCATGGCGGCGAACGCGGACGGCGCGTCGGTGGCGCTGCCGGCCGCCAGGCCGCTGTGGACCCCGACGGCGGCGAAGAGGTCCGGGTGCGTGGTGCCCAGCACGGCGGCCATGGCCCCTCCGGCGGACAGGCCCGCGACGAAGACCCGCTCGGGGTCGACGGCGTGGCTGCCCGCCACCTCGCGGACGATCGCGGCGAGCAGCGCGGGCTCGCCGGCGTCGCGCCCCTGGTCGCCCGGGCGGAACCAGTTCCAGTAGCGGCCGTGGTTGGCCGCGCGGGACTGCTCCGGGTAGGCGACGAGGAAGGTGCGCTGCTCGGCGAGGTGGTCCATGCGCGTGCCGGCCACGAAGTCGGCGGCGTCCTGGGTGCCGCCGTGGAGCATCACCACGAGGGGCACGGGCCGCCCGTCGTAGCCGCTCGGGACGTACAGGTCGTAGGTGCGCGACCCCGCCGGCCCGGTGT from the Quadrisphaera sp. DSM 44207 genome contains:
- a CDS encoding PHB depolymerase family esterase, coding for MEDQRSTLVEALHLTRSGRVAEATALLQRGLGGAGARPAAHAPTAHPTAHPTAHAAAQAPGGAARGSRGVRGLLEDLSSRLPTRLPPVRRGTAPGRDGRGGASARADLPGEVLHRTHTGPAGSRTYDLYVPSGYDGRPVPLVVMLHGGTQDAADFVAGTRMDHLAEQRTFLVAYPEQSRAANHGRYWNWFRPGDQGRDAGEPALLAAIVREVAGSHAVDPERVFVAGLSAGGAMAAVLGTTHPDLFAAVGVHSGLAAGSATDAPSAFAAMRGGGAPGPALAVPLVVFHGDQDPTVAPVNAERLVASRLAAPGPDGAPLGERGSAVVEDGESGGRRYRRTVHRDARDRVVAEQWAVRGAGHAWSGGSAAGSYADPSGPDASAQMVRFFLEHGARSPRTGA